Proteins encoded within one genomic window of Solea senegalensis isolate Sse05_10M linkage group LG11, IFAPA_SoseM_1, whole genome shotgun sequence:
- the adnpb gene encoding activity-dependent neuroprotector homeobox b yields MFQLPVNNLGSLRKARKNVKRVLGDIGLEFCRDHLEDYKDFTPPEVYIKHTTWDDVCMWEPSHTKVQDYRSKPFCCSGCLFSSKYFSAYKSHFRNVHSEDFENKILLNCPYCTYNGNKKTLETHIKLFHMPNNTVRHGPGGMAAGAGGVMVKDGLLKRSGDSVEQAVYYCKKCTYRDPLYNVVRKHIYREHFQQVAQPYIVKPGDKANAQNGGTESNNSNNVNSNQIHCKKCLFVPRTYEALVQHVIEDHERIGYQVTAMIGHTSVIVPRPKPILMVPPKTLGDRTIIGMGPKGAVMATTRSPSSHHLSRVVMASKTGFSAQSLLAGLKHEALGLKAGNTQAFSVGGQQVRVSLPGNAQVSVPQQSHAAKQLLSGSGLRSPLVLSASSSLKSNPLGSRVQAAATTVASLTAKKGGSSVLGASYTQKWKICTICNELFPENVYSSHFEKEHKAEKVPAVANYIMKIHNFTSKCLYCNRYLPSDTLLNHMLIHGLSCPHCRATFNDVEKMVAHMRLSHPDESVGPRTDSPLTFDLTLQQGNPKNVQLIVTTYNMKDAPQESVAFHAQNNSSGSSLSSALSASLLSSKRLMPQHPPKAPPVAADNVPTKSSPQTSVPYKRDVGKTLCPLCFSILKGPISDSLAHHLRERHQVIQTVHPVEKKLTYKCIHCLGVYTSNMTASTITLHLVHCRGVGKTQNGQDSRVAQSARVTQAQSSALKRAGFNNSDTSEPKRRRPGPPGERAHPRDVNGSFVENPDDPVVLALEPKGLENEAYETRKAFLTQYFNEAPYPTQREVEKLAANLWLWKSDISSHFVNTRRKCTQECESQNPNVLLGFSMHEVQKVSHELALAPHDEPVSEGRCGKRRTSRTRMGVSEQALQRHREFVAANGGAAPPPEEEPTVTVGGFALKTNSASTDQAKTINRTSAQKMPLDLSEPIAIDSDSDEEEERRDDEGREGEVHRHGNDQLAGAKEKVEQRIEARVISDLDDMSDDDEEDDDDDDEDDDDDDDDDDEEEEEEYEGAHVENGLRPSEGSGRPAAKGRDTLPIIIPKFVPSSARGGRDGAQLGKQKV; encoded by the exons ATGTTCCAGCTCCCTGTCAATAACCTGGGCAGTCTGCGGAAAGCGAGGAAAAATGTCAAGAGGGTTCTGGGAGACATTGGCCTGGAGTTCTGCAGAGATCACCTAGAG gaCTACAAAGACTTCACTCCTCCAGAGGTGTATATCAAGCACACGACCTGGGACGATGTGTGCATGTGGGAACCGTCGCATACCAAAGTCcag GATTACAGATCAAAGCCTTTCTGCTGCTCCGGCTGCCTCTTCTCATCCAAGTACTTCTCCGCATACAAGAGCCACTTCCGCAACGTCCACAGCGAGGACTTCGAGAACAAAATCCTGCTCAACTGCCCCTACTGCACTTACAATGGCAACAAAAAGACCCTGGAAACGCACATCAAACTCTTCCACATGCCCAACAACACGGTGCGGCACGGCCCCGGTGGGATGGCAGCAGGCGCTGGCGGTGTCATGGTGAAGGACGGGTTGTTGAAGAGGAGCGGGGACAGCGTGGAACAGGCTGTGTATTACTGCAAGAAGTGCACCTACAGGGACCCTTTGTACAATGTGGTGCGAAAGCACATCTACCGGGAACACTTCCAGCAAGTTGCCCAGCCCTATATTGTGAAACCGGGGGACAAGGCAAACGCACAAAATGGCGGCACAGAGAGTAATAACTCGAACAATGTGAACAGTAACCAGATCCACTGCAAGAAGTGTCTGTTTGTTCCGAGGACCTACGAGGCACTCGTTCAACACGTCATCGAGGACCACGAGCGGATCGGCTACCAGGTGACCGCTATGATCGGGCACACCAGTGTGATTGTCCCACGTCCCAAACCCATTCTCATGGTGCCCCCTAAAACTCTAGGAGACAGGACCATCATCGGGATGGGCCCTAAAGGTGCAGTCATGGCCACGACCAGGTCTCCCAGTTCACATCACCTGAGTCGGGTTGTTATGGCGTCAAAGACCGGCTTCAGTGCTCAGAGCCTTCTCGCTGGGTTGAAACACGAAGCGTTGGGATTAAAGGCAGGAAACACCCAGGCGTTCTCTGTCGGCGGCCAGCAGGTGAGGGTTAGTTTACCGGGGAACGCTCAGGTTTCTGTGCCCCAGCAGTCGCATGCAGCAAAGCAGCTTCTTTCAGGCAGCGGCCTGCGGAGTCCGCTCGTGTTGAGTGCCTCTTCCTCGCTCAAGTCCAACCCTCTGGGTTCACGCGTCCAGGCGGCAGCTACCACTGTAGCATCGCTCACGGCCAAAAAAGGCGGGTCCTCGGTCCTCGGCGCGTCTTACACGCAGAAGTGGAAAATCTGCACCATCTGCAACGAGCTTTTCCCCGAGAACGTGTACAGTTCTCATTTTGAGAAAGAGCACAAAGCGGAGAAGGTGCCCGCCGTCGCCAACTACATCATGAAGATCCACAACTTCACCAGCAAGTGTCTCTACTGCAACCGCTATCTCCCCAGCGACACACTCTTGAACCACATGTTGATCCACGGCCTGTCTTGCCCGCACTGCCGGGCGACCTTCAACGACGTCGAGAAGATGGTGGCACACATGCGGCTGTCGCATCCAGACGAGAGCGTAGGCCCGCGCACAGACTCTCCTctaacctttgacctcacaTTGCAACAGGGTAATCCCAAGAACGTTCAGTTGATCGTCACTACCTACAACATGAAGGACGCGCCGCAGGAGTCGGTGGCGTTTCATGCTCAGAACAACAGCAGCGGCAGCTCTTTGTCATCAGCCTTGTCCGCCTCTCTATTATCAAGCAAGAGGCTAATGCCTCAGCACCCGCCCAAAGCACCTCCAGTGGCTGCTGACAATGTGCCAACAAAGAGTTCCCCACAGACATCGGTGCCCTACAAAAGGGATGTGGGCAAGACGCTTTGTCCTCTTTGCTTCTCCATCCTCAAGGGTCCAATCTCTGACTCGCTGGCCCACCACCTTAGAGAGAGGCACCAGGTGATTCAGACGGTCCATCCTGTAGAAAAGAAACTGACGTACAAGTGTATTCACTGCTTGGGGGTTTATACTAGCAACATGACTGCCTCCACCATCACTCTACACCTGGTGCACTGTCGAGGGGTGGGAAAAACGCAGAATGGTCAGGACAGCCGGGTAGCTCAGTCTGCCCGCGTCACCCAGGCCCAGAGCAGCGCCCTGAAACGGGCCGGCTTTAATAACTCAGACACGAGTGAACCAAAGCGAAGGAGGCCGGGGCCCCCCGGGGAGAGGGCCCACCCGCGGGACGTCAACGGATCATTTGTAGAAAATCCCGACGATCCCGTAGTTCTGGCTCTTGAACCCAAAGGACTTGAAAATGAGGCGTACGAGACCAGGAAGGCGTTCCTGACGCAATATTTCAACGAAGCGCCGTATCCCACGCAGCGGGAGGTGGAGAAGCTGGCAGCCAATCTGTGGCTGTGGAAGTCCGACATCTCCAGCCACTTTGTCAACACGAGGAGGAAATGCACGCAGGAGTGTGAAAGCCAGAACCCCAACGTGTTGCTCGGCTTCAGCATGCACGAGGTCCAGAAAGTGAGCCACGAGCTGGCGCTCGCTCCCCACGATGAGCCGGTGAGCGAGGGCAGATGCGGCAAGAGGCGGACGTCCAGGACGCGCATGGGCGTGTCGGAGCAGGCTCTGCAGAGACACCGGGAGTTTGTAGCTGCTAACGGTGGCGCGGCACCACCACCAGAGGAAGAGCCGACGGTGACTGTGGGAGGTTTTGCCCTTAAAACCAACAGTGCCAGCACAGACCAAGCCAAGACAATCAACCGCACCTCAGCACAGAAAATGCCTCTGGACCTCTCTGAGCCCATTGCTATTGACTCTGACagtgatgaggaagaggagcggaGAGACGACGAGGGACGAGAGGGAGAGGTACATCGCCATGGTAACGATCAGCTTGCTGGAGCTAAGGAGAAAGTGGAGCAGAGGATAGAGGCCAGGGTTATTTCAGATCTAGATGATATGTCAGACGACgacgaggaggacgacgacgatgatgatgaggatgatgacgacgacgacgacgatgatgacgaggaggaggaggaggagtatgaAGGAGCACATGTAGAGAATGGCCTCAGGCCCTCAGAGGGCTCAGGAAGACCAGCTGCTAAAGGACGAGACACGCTGCCCATCATTATTCCCAAGTTTGTACCATCGTCTGCCAGAGGTGGGAGAGACGGGGCTCAGCTGGGGAAGCAGAAAGTCTGA
- the dpm1 gene encoding dolichol-phosphate mannosyltransferase subunit 1, with protein sequence MASRKTMHQNRDNGDKYSVLLPTYNERENLPLIVWLLVKYLGESGHNYEIIVIDDGSPDGTLEVAEQLQKIYGEDRILLRPRAKKLGLGTAYIHGMKHASGNFVIIMDADLSHHPKFITEFIEKQKEGNYDLVSGTRYRGNGGVYGWDLRRKLISRGANYLTQVLLRPGASDLTGSFRLYKKKVLENLVERCVSKGYVFQMEMIVRARQLNYTVGEVPISFVDRVYGESKLGGNEILSFVKGLITLFATT encoded by the exons ATGGCTAGCAGGAAAACGATGCACCAAAACCGGGATAATGGCGACAAATATTCCGTGTTATTGCCGACTTACAACGAGCGGGAGAACCTTCCTCTGATTGTTTGGCTCCTGGTGAAATATTTAGGAGAAAG tggaCATAACTATGAGATTATTGTCATTGATGATGGAAGCCCAGACGGCAcactggaggtggcagagcagctgcagaaaataTATGGAGAGGACAGAATA cttctACGACCTAGAGCGAAAAAGTTAGGCCTAG GCACCGCCTACATCCACGGCATGAAGCATGCGAGTGGGAACTTCGTTATCATAATGGATGCAGATCTCTCCCATCAT cccAAATTTATCACAGAATTTATTGA AAAGCAGAAGGAGGGTAACTATGACCTGGTGTCTGGGACTCGTTACCGAGGCAACGGAGGAGTGTATGGATGGGATTTGCGCCGAAAACTCATcag TCGCGGAGCCAACTATTTGACTCAGGTGTTGCTGAGACCTGGTGCTTCAGATCTCACAGGCAGCTTCAG ACTGTACAAGAAGAAGGTGCTGGAGAACCTGGTGGAGCGATGCGTGTCCAAAGGCTACGTCTTTCAGATGGAGATGATCGTGCGAGCCAGGCAGCTCAACTACACGGTCGGAGAA GTGCCCATTTCGTTTGTGGATCGAGTTTATGGAGAGTCCAAACTGGGAGGGAACGAGATCTTGTCGTTTGTGAAAGGACTGATCACACTCTTTGCCACGACATGA